The stretch of DNA tatgtaagcaatatattCAAATATAGAGAAAACAACAATATGTTACGGAGtaactcttacatggggatgtctttgGATCCATCGCCATTCTCATTGCCATTTCACTGCCAAACTCGCCaaccttctgccgaaacacCTCAAGCTCCTGCAATGCCTGCACGGCGCTCTGGACATCCGTCATGCGCTCAAAAGTATCCTTGAGTCCACggaacatttcttgagttggttcCATCGTGTATGAatacctcggatttaggacagcagctgcaaaatataaatcacttcaaataagcatAAGTTTCATAGAGTTCCAAAATAGATGACTCGTATAGTCTTACCTGGACCCACATACGTGCCTATGAAAAGGTCACGCATCCTATCGTCCATAACCTTAAGATACTCGTCCCGAGTGGAAACATTATTTCCAAAGAAAGATTGCAGCTCCTGTCTCGTATTCTGGTACGACATCACGACTTCGCACATGTTGGGCCGcttgtcctgatcagcgaagcgaaggaacttgtatattgcttgaactgtgtcgatgacataTTTCAATCCGTCCCACCACTCCAAATTTGAAAACCTGGAATGAGTAAATCGACCATCTTCGGTATCtgcccatttgctttgtaaaaactcagtagatgccatccactgcatgaaacgatcacgtttccgatAGATGCTCTCTAAGAACATGTAAttggttccaaatcgagtggcattccacttgaccaactcaccaccgattgcgttcctcatcattgtattcaactgaccatgattgtgtaaccaattAGAAATTCGCTTGCATTGCTTGATCGTACCAGAATGTTCGggccttcgagctatatccttcaacatcaaattgacggtgtgtgctagacaaggtgtccaaagaatgtgttcatcctctgcaaaggattccccctcgtcgaaccactatCCCCTCCATGCTCGTAtacacctcctctctgttccacccccgTCGGTACactgcttccgctctcgatTGGTCCAAGGCACGCTGCAGCTGagtctcctcatcttcttcttcaccgggatagtttccctccgctgcagccttctcccgtctcaacctctctcgagcCCGTTCAGCAGTTGCCTTCCTAGCCTTCTCAATGTCACGCTGAAAATACTCCCGCACATCTGGCGGCACATccctgcaatggaccacctccgccccgcggtgagccaaatgttgtttcaatctagtcgcaccacctcctgcttTCTGCGTATTACAATACTTGCACCGCCATCCGGGATAAAAATTTTCACCATGTTCCCATACAATATCTTTATCTCTACCTgacattgtctatctgcataaaTGGACAACAAAGACATATCAATCACATAAATCCTAAAtcaacctaaatcctaaaaacaTATATGCACCTTAATATTCAATTCTACCTAAATCCTAAATGAACCTAAATCCTTACGTCATACACTtaaatcttacctaaatccTAACTACACCTAGATCATAcatctaaatcctaaaacaaatcatctaatacttGCAAAAACtcaaagggaaaaaaaacaaacgGCTTACCTACCTCCCAGGCCGGCTTACCGCCTATTCCGGCCGGCTTACCGCTGCGCCCGGCCGGTTAACCGGCGCGGCCGGTTAGATCCGGGCCGAGGCCGGCTAACCGGTTCTGCCGGCCGGCTAGCCGCGCTAACCGAGCGGTTGGCCG from Panicum virgatum strain AP13 chromosome 9K, P.virgatum_v5, whole genome shotgun sequence encodes:
- the LOC120647030 gene encoding uncharacterized protein LOC120647030 — translated: MLKDIARRPEHSGTIKQCKRISNWLHNHGQLNTMMRNAIGGELVKWNATRFGTNYMFLESIYRKRDRFMQWMASTEFLQSKWADTEDGRFTHSRFSNLEWWDGLKYVIDTVQAIYKFLRFADQDKRPNMCEVVMSYQNTRQELQSFFGNNVSTRDEYLKVMDDRMRDLFIGTYVGPAAVLNPRYSYTMEPTQEMFRGLKDTFERMTDVQSAVQALQELEVFRQKVGEFGSEMAMRMAMDPKTSPSSWWMMFGSSTPKLQYLAMRLVS